The following are encoded in a window of Doryrhamphus excisus isolate RoL2022-K1 chromosome 16, RoL_Dexc_1.0, whole genome shotgun sequence genomic DNA:
- the LOC131103966 gene encoding peripheral plasma membrane protein CASK-like isoform X7: MADDDVLFEDVYELCEVIGKGPFSVVRRCINRDTGQQFAVKIVDVASFTSSPGLSTEDLKREASICHMLKHAHIVELLETYSSDGMLYMVFEFMDGADLCFEIVKRADAGFVYSEAVASHYMRQILEALRYCHDNNVIHRDVKPHCVLLASKENSAPVKLGGFGVAIQLGESGLVAGGRVGTPHFMAPEVVKREPYGKPVDVWGCGVILFILLSGCLPFYGTKDRLFEAIIKGKYKMNPRQWAHISESAKDLVRRMLMLDPAERITVYEALNHPWLKERDRYAYKIHLPETVEQLRKFNARRKLKGAVLAAVSSHKFNSYYGDPPEELHDFSEDPTSSGLLAAERAVSQVLDSLEEIHALTDCSEKDMDFLHSVFQDQHLHTLLDLYDKINTRSSPQIRNPSSDGVQRAKEVLETISCYPDNAEAKELRRILTQPHFMALLQTHDVVAHEVYSDEALRVTPPPTSPYLNGDSPDSTNGEMDLENVTRVRLVQFQKNTDEAMGITLKMNELNHCIVARIMHGGMIHRQGTLHVGDEIREINGISVANQTVEQLQKMLREMRGSITFKIVPSYRSQSKSCEKESPDLSQHSAANGHASVTSSILDLPATIQPKGRQIYVRAQFEYDPAKDDLIPCKEAGIRFRVGDIIQIISKDDHNWWQGKLENTKNGTAGLIPSPELQEWRVACIAMEKTKQEQQASCTWFGKKKKQYKDKYLAKHNAVFDQLDLVTYEEVVKLPSFKRKTLVLLGAHGVGRRHIKNTLITKHPDRFAYPIPHTTRPPKKDEENGKNYYFVSHDQMMQDISNNDYLEYGSHEDAMYGTRLETIRQIHAQGMISILDVEPQALKILRTAEFAPFVVFIAAPTVTPGMTEVPKWCRKLPDDSLQRLQQESEMLQQTYAHYFDQTIINNEIDDTLRLLEESVELACNTPQWVPVSWVY; this comes from the exons ggGACCCTTCAGCGTGGTGAGGCGCTGCATCAACAGGGACACAGGCCAGCAGTTTGCTGTAAAGATTGTCGATGTGGCCAGTTTCACCTCCAGCCCTGGCCTCAGCACTGAAG ATCTGAAGCGGGAAGCCAGCATCTGTCACATGCTGAAACATGCTCACATCGTGGAGCTGCTGGAGACGTACAGCTCTGATGGCATGCTGTACATGGTCTTTGAATT TATGGATGGAGCTGACCTCTGTTTTGAAATTGTGAAGAGAGCCGATGCTGGGTTTGTTTACAGTGAGGCTGTGGCCAG CCACTACATGCGGCAGATTTTGGAGGCACTTCGCTACTGTCATGACAACAACGTGATTCACCGTGACGTCAAG CCTCACTGTGTGCTGCTAGCTTCCAAGGAGAATTCTGCTCCAGTCAAGCTAGGAGGATTTGGGGTGGCAATACAGCTTGGAGAGTCCGGCCTGGTTGCTGGAG GTCGTGTTGGCACTCCCCACTTCATGGCTCCAGAAGTTGTCAAGAGAGAGCCATATGGCAAACCAGTGGACGTGTGGGGTTGTGGGGTTATCCTCTTCATCCTTCTGTCTGGCTGCCTGCCTTTCTACGGCACAAAGGATCGCCTTTTTGAGGCCATCATTAAGGGCAAATACAAG ATGAACCCACGTCAATGGGCCCACATCTCAGAGAGTGCCAAAGACCTGGTGAGGCGTATGTTGATGCTAGACCCTGCAGAGAGGATCACTGTTTACGAGGCTCTCAACCATCCTTGGCTGAAG GAAAGGGACAGGTACGCCTACAAGATCCACCTGCCTGAAACAGTGGAACAGCTGAGAAAATTCAACGCAAGGAGGAAGCTCAAG GGTGCAGTGCTGGCTGCTGTATCAAGTCACAAGTTTAATTCCTACTACGGAGACCCTCCTGAGGAGCTACATGACTTTTCAGAAGACCCAACCTCCTCAG GACTGCTCGCTGCAGAAA GGGCAGTATCGCAGGTTTTGGATAGTCTTGAAGAGATTCATGCTTTGACGGACTGTAGCGAGAAAGATATGGACTTTCTCCACAGTGTATTCCAGGATCAGCATCTCCACACCCTGTTAGAT CTGTATGACAAAATCAACACCAGGTCATCTCCGCAGATTCGAAATCCTTCCAGTGATGGAGTTCAGCGAGCCAAAGAA GTACTGGAAACAATCTCCTGTTATCCAGACAACGCAGAGGCGAAGGAGCTGAGGAGGATCCTAACACAGCCACACTTCATG GCCCTGCTACAGACCCACGATGTGGTGGCCCATGAAGTATACAGCGACGAGGCGCTGAGAGTGACCCCGCCGCCGACTTCCCCTTACCTGAACGGAGACTCGCCAGACAGCACCAACGGAGAAATGGACCTTGAGAACGTTACCAGAGTTCGCCTGGTGCAGTTCCAGAAGAACACAGACGAGGCCATG GGCATTACTCTTAAAATGAACGAGCTCAACCACTGCATCGTAGCCAGAATCATGCACGGTGGAATGATTCATCGACAAG GGACTTTACATGTCGGCGATGAAATCAGGGAGATTAATGGTATCAGTGTTGCCAATCAAACTGTAGAACAGCTCCAAAAAATGCTG AGAGAGATGAGGGGAAGCATCACGTTCAAGATTGTACCAAGTTACAGGTCCCAGTCCAAGTCTTGTGAG AAGGAGTCACCAGATTTATCTCAACATTCGGCTGCGAATGGTCATGCAAGCGTCACCAGTTCCATCCTG GATCTACCAGCAACAATTCAGCCCAAAGGTCGTCAG ATCTATGTCCGTGCTCAGTTTGAGTACGACCCGGCAAAAGATGACCTCATACCTTGTAAAGAAGCAGGCATACGCTTCAGGGTGGGTGACATCATTCAGATTATCTCCAAGGATGACCACAACTGGTGGCAGGGGAAGCTAGAAAATACTAAGAATGGTACAGCAGGCCTCATCCCTTCACCAGAGTTGCAGGAGTG GCGTGTGGCATGTATAGCAATGGAGAAGACCAAACAGGAGCAGCAGGCCAGTTGCACATGGTTtggcaaaaagaagaaacaatATAAAGACAAGTACCTGGCCAAGCACAACGCAG TGTTTGACCAACTAGATCTGGTCACATATGAAGAAGTGGTGAAACTGCCCTCGTTCAAGAGGAAAACGCTGGTTTTGCTCG GGGCACATGGCGTTGGCAGGAGGCATATCAAGAACACGCTTATCACTAAACACCCCGACCGCTTCGCCTACCCCATCCCTC ACACGACTCGGCCTCCGAAGAAGGATGAGGAAAATGGAAAGAACTATTACTTTGTGTCTCACGACCAGATGATGCAGGACATCAGCAACAATGACTACTTGGAGTATGGCAGCCACGAGGATGCCATGTACGGAACCAGGCTGGAGACGATCAGGCAGATCCACGCTCAGGGCATGATCTCCATTCTAGACGTTGAGCCACAG GCGCTAAAGATCCTTAGGACAGCTGAGTTTGCTCCCTTTGTCGTCTTCATCGCGGCTCCCACTGTAACTCCAGGCATGACTGAG GTTCCCAAGTGGTGTCGGAAACTGCCT GACGACTCCCTGCAGCGGCTCCAGCAAGAGTCGGAGATGCTGCAGCAGACGTATGCTCACTACTTTGACCAGACCATCATTAACAACGAGATAGATGACACGTTGCGTCTGCTGGAGGAGTCTGTGGAGCTGGCGTGCAACACCCCTCAGTGGGTCCCAGTGTCCTGGGTGTACTGA
- the LOC131103966 gene encoding peripheral plasma membrane protein CASK-like isoform X10 yields the protein MADDDVLFEDVYELCEVIGKGPFSVVRRCINRDTGQQFAVKIVDVASFTSSPGLSTEDLKREASICHMLKHAHIVELLETYSSDGMLYMVFEFMDGADLCFEIVKRADAGFVYSEAVASHYMRQILEALRYCHDNNVIHRDVKPHCVLLASKENSAPVKLGGFGVAIQLGESGLVAGGRVGTPHFMAPEVVKREPYGKPVDVWGCGVILFILLSGCLPFYGTKDRLFEAIIKGKYKMNPRQWAHISESAKDLVRRMLMLDPAERITVYEALNHPWLKERDRYAYKIHLPETVEQLRKFNARRKLKGAVLAAVSSHKFNSYYGDPPEELHDFSEDPTSSGLLAAERAVSQVLDSLEEIHALTDCSEKDMDFLHSVFQDQHLHTLLDLYDKINTRSSPQIRNPSSDGVQRAKEVLETISCYPDNAEAKELRRILTQPHFMALLQTHDVVAHEVYSDEALRVTPPPTSPYLNGDSPDSTNGEMDLENVTRVRLVQFQKNTDEAMGITLKMNELNHCIVARIMHGGMIHRQGTLHVGDEIREINGISVANQTVEQLQKMLREMRGSITFKIVPSYRSQSKSCEKESPDLSQHSAANGHASVTSSILDLPATIQPKGRQIYVRAQFEYDPAKDDLIPCKEAGIRFRVGDIIQIISKDDHNWWQGKLENTKNGTAGLIPSPELQEWRVACIAMEKTKQEQQASCTWFGKKKKQYKDKYLAKHNADLVTYEEVVKLPSFKRKTLVLLGAHGVGRRHIKNTLITKHPDRFAYPIPHTTRPPKKDEENGKNYYFVSHDQMMQDISNNDYLEYGSHEDAMYGTRLETIRQIHAQGMISILDVEPQALKILRTAEFAPFVVFIAAPTVTPGMTEDDSLQRLQQESEMLQQTYAHYFDQTIINNEIDDTLRLLEESVELACNTPQWVPVSWVY from the exons ggGACCCTTCAGCGTGGTGAGGCGCTGCATCAACAGGGACACAGGCCAGCAGTTTGCTGTAAAGATTGTCGATGTGGCCAGTTTCACCTCCAGCCCTGGCCTCAGCACTGAAG ATCTGAAGCGGGAAGCCAGCATCTGTCACATGCTGAAACATGCTCACATCGTGGAGCTGCTGGAGACGTACAGCTCTGATGGCATGCTGTACATGGTCTTTGAATT TATGGATGGAGCTGACCTCTGTTTTGAAATTGTGAAGAGAGCCGATGCTGGGTTTGTTTACAGTGAGGCTGTGGCCAG CCACTACATGCGGCAGATTTTGGAGGCACTTCGCTACTGTCATGACAACAACGTGATTCACCGTGACGTCAAG CCTCACTGTGTGCTGCTAGCTTCCAAGGAGAATTCTGCTCCAGTCAAGCTAGGAGGATTTGGGGTGGCAATACAGCTTGGAGAGTCCGGCCTGGTTGCTGGAG GTCGTGTTGGCACTCCCCACTTCATGGCTCCAGAAGTTGTCAAGAGAGAGCCATATGGCAAACCAGTGGACGTGTGGGGTTGTGGGGTTATCCTCTTCATCCTTCTGTCTGGCTGCCTGCCTTTCTACGGCACAAAGGATCGCCTTTTTGAGGCCATCATTAAGGGCAAATACAAG ATGAACCCACGTCAATGGGCCCACATCTCAGAGAGTGCCAAAGACCTGGTGAGGCGTATGTTGATGCTAGACCCTGCAGAGAGGATCACTGTTTACGAGGCTCTCAACCATCCTTGGCTGAAG GAAAGGGACAGGTACGCCTACAAGATCCACCTGCCTGAAACAGTGGAACAGCTGAGAAAATTCAACGCAAGGAGGAAGCTCAAG GGTGCAGTGCTGGCTGCTGTATCAAGTCACAAGTTTAATTCCTACTACGGAGACCCTCCTGAGGAGCTACATGACTTTTCAGAAGACCCAACCTCCTCAG GACTGCTCGCTGCAGAAA GGGCAGTATCGCAGGTTTTGGATAGTCTTGAAGAGATTCATGCTTTGACGGACTGTAGCGAGAAAGATATGGACTTTCTCCACAGTGTATTCCAGGATCAGCATCTCCACACCCTGTTAGAT CTGTATGACAAAATCAACACCAGGTCATCTCCGCAGATTCGAAATCCTTCCAGTGATGGAGTTCAGCGAGCCAAAGAA GTACTGGAAACAATCTCCTGTTATCCAGACAACGCAGAGGCGAAGGAGCTGAGGAGGATCCTAACACAGCCACACTTCATG GCCCTGCTACAGACCCACGATGTGGTGGCCCATGAAGTATACAGCGACGAGGCGCTGAGAGTGACCCCGCCGCCGACTTCCCCTTACCTGAACGGAGACTCGCCAGACAGCACCAACGGAGAAATGGACCTTGAGAACGTTACCAGAGTTCGCCTGGTGCAGTTCCAGAAGAACACAGACGAGGCCATG GGCATTACTCTTAAAATGAACGAGCTCAACCACTGCATCGTAGCCAGAATCATGCACGGTGGAATGATTCATCGACAAG GGACTTTACATGTCGGCGATGAAATCAGGGAGATTAATGGTATCAGTGTTGCCAATCAAACTGTAGAACAGCTCCAAAAAATGCTG AGAGAGATGAGGGGAAGCATCACGTTCAAGATTGTACCAAGTTACAGGTCCCAGTCCAAGTCTTGTGAG AAGGAGTCACCAGATTTATCTCAACATTCGGCTGCGAATGGTCATGCAAGCGTCACCAGTTCCATCCTG GATCTACCAGCAACAATTCAGCCCAAAGGTCGTCAG ATCTATGTCCGTGCTCAGTTTGAGTACGACCCGGCAAAAGATGACCTCATACCTTGTAAAGAAGCAGGCATACGCTTCAGGGTGGGTGACATCATTCAGATTATCTCCAAGGATGACCACAACTGGTGGCAGGGGAAGCTAGAAAATACTAAGAATGGTACAGCAGGCCTCATCCCTTCACCAGAGTTGCAGGAGTG GCGTGTGGCATGTATAGCAATGGAGAAGACCAAACAGGAGCAGCAGGCCAGTTGCACATGGTTtggcaaaaagaagaaacaatATAAAGACAAGTACCTGGCCAAGCACAACGCAG ATCTGGTCACATATGAAGAAGTGGTGAAACTGCCCTCGTTCAAGAGGAAAACGCTGGTTTTGCTCG GGGCACATGGCGTTGGCAGGAGGCATATCAAGAACACGCTTATCACTAAACACCCCGACCGCTTCGCCTACCCCATCCCTC ACACGACTCGGCCTCCGAAGAAGGATGAGGAAAATGGAAAGAACTATTACTTTGTGTCTCACGACCAGATGATGCAGGACATCAGCAACAATGACTACTTGGAGTATGGCAGCCACGAGGATGCCATGTACGGAACCAGGCTGGAGACGATCAGGCAGATCCACGCTCAGGGCATGATCTCCATTCTAGACGTTGAGCCACAG GCGCTAAAGATCCTTAGGACAGCTGAGTTTGCTCCCTTTGTCGTCTTCATCGCGGCTCCCACTGTAACTCCAGGCATGACTGAG GACGACTCCCTGCAGCGGCTCCAGCAAGAGTCGGAGATGCTGCAGCAGACGTATGCTCACTACTTTGACCAGACCATCATTAACAACGAGATAGATGACACGTTGCGTCTGCTGGAGGAGTCTGTGGAGCTGGCGTGCAACACCCCTCAGTGGGTCCCAGTGTCCTGGGTGTACTGA
- the LOC131103966 gene encoding peripheral plasma membrane protein CASK-like isoform X8, translated as MADDDVLFEDVYELCEVIGKGPFSVVRRCINRDTGQQFAVKIVDVASFTSSPGLSTEDLKREASICHMLKHAHIVELLETYSSDGMLYMVFEFMDGADLCFEIVKRADAGFVYSEAVASHYMRQILEALRYCHDNNVIHRDVKPHCVLLASKENSAPVKLGGFGVAIQLGESGLVAGGRVGTPHFMAPEVVKREPYGKPVDVWGCGVILFILLSGCLPFYGTKDRLFEAIIKGKYKMNPRQWAHISESAKDLVRRMLMLDPAERITVYEALNHPWLKERDRYAYKIHLPETVEQLRKFNARRKLKGAVLAAVSSHKFNSYYGDPPEELHDFSEDPTSSGLLAAERAVSQVLDSLEEIHALTDCSEKDMDFLHSVFQDQHLHTLLDLYDKINTRSSPQIRNPSSDGVQRAKEVLETISCYPDNAEAKELRRILTQPHFMALLQTHDVVAHEVYSDEALRVTPPPTSPYLNGDSPDSTNGEMDLENVTRVRLVQFQKNTDEAMGITLKMNELNHCIVARIMHGGMIHRQGTLHVGDEIREINGISVANQTVEQLQKMLREMRGSITFKIVPSYRSQSKSCEKESPDLSQHSAANGHASVTSSILDLPATIQPKGRQISRPAIKDKLSIKIYVRAQFEYDPAKDDLIPCKEAGIRFRVGDIIQIISKDDHNWWQGKLENTKNGTAGLIPSPELQEWRVACIAMEKTKQEQQASCTWFGKKKKQYKDKYLAKHNADLVTYEEVVKLPSFKRKTLVLLGAHGVGRRHIKNTLITKHPDRFAYPIPHTTRPPKKDEENGKNYYFVSHDQMMQDISNNDYLEYGSHEDAMYGTRLETIRQIHAQGMISILDVEPQALKILRTAEFAPFVVFIAAPTVTPGMTEDDSLQRLQQESEMLQQTYAHYFDQTIINNEIDDTLRLLEESVELACNTPQWVPVSWVY; from the exons ggGACCCTTCAGCGTGGTGAGGCGCTGCATCAACAGGGACACAGGCCAGCAGTTTGCTGTAAAGATTGTCGATGTGGCCAGTTTCACCTCCAGCCCTGGCCTCAGCACTGAAG ATCTGAAGCGGGAAGCCAGCATCTGTCACATGCTGAAACATGCTCACATCGTGGAGCTGCTGGAGACGTACAGCTCTGATGGCATGCTGTACATGGTCTTTGAATT TATGGATGGAGCTGACCTCTGTTTTGAAATTGTGAAGAGAGCCGATGCTGGGTTTGTTTACAGTGAGGCTGTGGCCAG CCACTACATGCGGCAGATTTTGGAGGCACTTCGCTACTGTCATGACAACAACGTGATTCACCGTGACGTCAAG CCTCACTGTGTGCTGCTAGCTTCCAAGGAGAATTCTGCTCCAGTCAAGCTAGGAGGATTTGGGGTGGCAATACAGCTTGGAGAGTCCGGCCTGGTTGCTGGAG GTCGTGTTGGCACTCCCCACTTCATGGCTCCAGAAGTTGTCAAGAGAGAGCCATATGGCAAACCAGTGGACGTGTGGGGTTGTGGGGTTATCCTCTTCATCCTTCTGTCTGGCTGCCTGCCTTTCTACGGCACAAAGGATCGCCTTTTTGAGGCCATCATTAAGGGCAAATACAAG ATGAACCCACGTCAATGGGCCCACATCTCAGAGAGTGCCAAAGACCTGGTGAGGCGTATGTTGATGCTAGACCCTGCAGAGAGGATCACTGTTTACGAGGCTCTCAACCATCCTTGGCTGAAG GAAAGGGACAGGTACGCCTACAAGATCCACCTGCCTGAAACAGTGGAACAGCTGAGAAAATTCAACGCAAGGAGGAAGCTCAAG GGTGCAGTGCTGGCTGCTGTATCAAGTCACAAGTTTAATTCCTACTACGGAGACCCTCCTGAGGAGCTACATGACTTTTCAGAAGACCCAACCTCCTCAG GACTGCTCGCTGCAGAAA GGGCAGTATCGCAGGTTTTGGATAGTCTTGAAGAGATTCATGCTTTGACGGACTGTAGCGAGAAAGATATGGACTTTCTCCACAGTGTATTCCAGGATCAGCATCTCCACACCCTGTTAGAT CTGTATGACAAAATCAACACCAGGTCATCTCCGCAGATTCGAAATCCTTCCAGTGATGGAGTTCAGCGAGCCAAAGAA GTACTGGAAACAATCTCCTGTTATCCAGACAACGCAGAGGCGAAGGAGCTGAGGAGGATCCTAACACAGCCACACTTCATG GCCCTGCTACAGACCCACGATGTGGTGGCCCATGAAGTATACAGCGACGAGGCGCTGAGAGTGACCCCGCCGCCGACTTCCCCTTACCTGAACGGAGACTCGCCAGACAGCACCAACGGAGAAATGGACCTTGAGAACGTTACCAGAGTTCGCCTGGTGCAGTTCCAGAAGAACACAGACGAGGCCATG GGCATTACTCTTAAAATGAACGAGCTCAACCACTGCATCGTAGCCAGAATCATGCACGGTGGAATGATTCATCGACAAG GGACTTTACATGTCGGCGATGAAATCAGGGAGATTAATGGTATCAGTGTTGCCAATCAAACTGTAGAACAGCTCCAAAAAATGCTG AGAGAGATGAGGGGAAGCATCACGTTCAAGATTGTACCAAGTTACAGGTCCCAGTCCAAGTCTTGTGAG AAGGAGTCACCAGATTTATCTCAACATTCGGCTGCGAATGGTCATGCAAGCGTCACCAGTTCCATCCTG GATCTACCAGCAACAATTCAGCCCAAAGGTCGTCAG ATCTCCAGACCTGCTATCAAGGACAAATTGTCCATCAAG ATCTATGTCCGTGCTCAGTTTGAGTACGACCCGGCAAAAGATGACCTCATACCTTGTAAAGAAGCAGGCATACGCTTCAGGGTGGGTGACATCATTCAGATTATCTCCAAGGATGACCACAACTGGTGGCAGGGGAAGCTAGAAAATACTAAGAATGGTACAGCAGGCCTCATCCCTTCACCAGAGTTGCAGGAGTG GCGTGTGGCATGTATAGCAATGGAGAAGACCAAACAGGAGCAGCAGGCCAGTTGCACATGGTTtggcaaaaagaagaaacaatATAAAGACAAGTACCTGGCCAAGCACAACGCAG ATCTGGTCACATATGAAGAAGTGGTGAAACTGCCCTCGTTCAAGAGGAAAACGCTGGTTTTGCTCG GGGCACATGGCGTTGGCAGGAGGCATATCAAGAACACGCTTATCACTAAACACCCCGACCGCTTCGCCTACCCCATCCCTC ACACGACTCGGCCTCCGAAGAAGGATGAGGAAAATGGAAAGAACTATTACTTTGTGTCTCACGACCAGATGATGCAGGACATCAGCAACAATGACTACTTGGAGTATGGCAGCCACGAGGATGCCATGTACGGAACCAGGCTGGAGACGATCAGGCAGATCCACGCTCAGGGCATGATCTCCATTCTAGACGTTGAGCCACAG GCGCTAAAGATCCTTAGGACAGCTGAGTTTGCTCCCTTTGTCGTCTTCATCGCGGCTCCCACTGTAACTCCAGGCATGACTGAG GACGACTCCCTGCAGCGGCTCCAGCAAGAGTCGGAGATGCTGCAGCAGACGTATGCTCACTACTTTGACCAGACCATCATTAACAACGAGATAGATGACACGTTGCGTCTGCTGGAGGAGTCTGTGGAGCTGGCGTGCAACACCCCTCAGTGGGTCCCAGTGTCCTGGGTGTACTGA